The Macrobrachium rosenbergii isolate ZJJX-2024 chromosome 46, ASM4041242v1, whole genome shotgun sequence genome has a window encoding:
- the LOC136830198 gene encoding anion exchange protein 3-like, whose amino-acid sequence MMEPQNETEKENENNNDKNSEQQPQPVDFPLGAVLLDLEERDLPGIIAKVVDKMIACDQIPPDQRDAVIRVLLLKHRHIRDNHSSFRLPSRESKSALASPDEKLATSPTPLSFDLASSLRASVRKAGLSKLFHVNTFAGFRRQNTEDDITSNGNVTKEQSQDKKGVNKEESYTQIDIEDLSPKEREARESARKNSELMKKIPEGAEATAVLVGAVDFLKQPTIAFVRLAEGVMMDNLVEVPIPVRFMFVLLGPFHGEMDYHEVGRSISTLMSDKGFHEVAYRAHSRGQLLSAINEFLNASIVLPPSDWNNKDLVSVDDIRANANQSMKKTESMRARKQSEQGAAVAPVSAGDGDGGDRKPPPRDPLVRHGKLFYGLIQDIKIRYPRYLSDIKDGISSQVLATIFFIFFACLSPAITFGGMYGDQMDNLIGVGECLFLTMINGLIFATFACQPLIIIGATGPIMVFDFSLYKFCQSNEIDFLSIRVWIGLWMTVVTITIAAFEGVVIVKKFTRFTEEIFASLVCLIFIYEAIAKLVAIFKAHPLQATYSVMDSSNNSIVSGIIVNGTLFNGIDGNDTEIEDAAVKIEAQPNTALLSFILTIGTFIIAIKLKNFRNSKFLGRSIRRALGDFGVPIAIVLMVSLDVLIKDTYTDKLTMPPGLSPSKPEVRGWLINPFGAFEPLPVWCMIAAAPVSILLLILVFLEGNICHLILSKPEKNLVKGTGFHCDLVICGVMNFASGILGAPFMGPGCVRTIAHAASLTIMSAAQASGESPKILGAHEQRISGFTVALLVGLAVFLTAALNLVPKAVLLGVFLYMGISAAAAIQFVQRTMLFLMPVKYHPNVPYVKKVRTWKMHAFTGSQLLFLGVLWGVKESPASLCFPFLLLLLIPMRLYLFPYVFTATELNALDGEDANAASNDDGEPDFYEEVHNLPTHINHVHQS is encoded by the exons GTGCAGTACTGCTCGACCTGGAGGAGCGCGACCTCCCTGGTATCATCGCTAAGGTGGTCGATAAGATGATCGCCTGCGATCAGATCCCACCTGACCAACGCGATGCCGTAATACGCGTCCTTCTCCTCAAGCACAGACACATCCGCGATAACCATTCGTCCTTCAGACTCCCCTCCCGTGAATCCAAAAGTGCCCTTGCAAG CCCCGATGAGAAGTTGGCGACATCTCCCACACCCCTGAGTTTCGACTTAGCCAGCAGCCTCAGAGCTTCGGTGCGGAAAGCTGGCCTGTCCAAACTCTTCCACGTAAACACGTTCGCTGGATTCCGCCGTCAGAACACCGAGGACGACATCACCTCCAACGGAAATGTCACGAAGGAACAATCCCAAGACAAGAAAGGCGTAAACAAAGAAGAAAGTTACACACAG ATTGATATTGAGGACTTGTCTCCGAAAGAGAGGGAAGCTAGGGAAAGTGCGCGAAAGAACAGTGAATTGATGAAGAAGATCCCAGAAGGAGCCGAAGCCACAGCCGTTCTTGTAGGTGCCGTCGATTTTCTGAAGCAGCCTACCATCGCCTTCGTTAGGCTTGCAGAGGGCGTCATGATGGATAACCTAGTTGAG GTTCCCATTCCAGTAAGGTTCATGTTTGTGTTGCTTGGGCCCTTCCATGGCGAAATGGACTACCATGAGGTAGGTCGATCCATCTCCACCCTCATGTCCGACAAGGGCTTCCATGAAGTGGCCTACCGCGCCCATTCCCGTGGTCAGTTACTTTCTGCCATCAATGAATTCCTCAATGCTTCCATTGTTCTTCCACCTTCTGACTGGAACAACAAGGATCTTGTTTCAGTCGATGACATCAGAGCCAATGCCAATCAGAGCATGAAAAAGACGGAAAGCATGCGAGCACGCAAACAATCAGAGCAAG GAGCAGCGGTGGCCCCAGTATCTGCAGGCGATGGAGATGGTGGGGACAGAAAACCTCCTCCGCGTGATCCGCTCGTTCGCCATGGCAAGCTATTCTATGGTTTGATTCAGGATATCAAAATCCGTTATCCTCGCTACCTAAGTGATATTAAGGATGGCATCAGTAGTCAGGTTTTAGCAActatctttttcatcttctttgctTGTCTGTCTCCAGCCATCACCTTCGGTGGCATGTATG GTGATCAGATGGATAATTTAATTGGTGTTGGAGAGTGTCTGTTCTTGACCATGATCAACGGATTAATATTTGCTACGTTTGCTTGCCAACCGCTGATTATCATTGGAGCAACGGGGCCAATTATGGTCTTTGACTTCAGTCTTTACAAG ttttgccaATCGAATGAGATAGATTTCTTGTCCATAAGAGTCTGGATTGGTCTCTGGATGACTGTTGTGACAATAACCATCGCTGCCTTTGAAGGAGtagttattgtaaaaaaattcacCAGATTTACAGAAGAGATTTTCGCATCTCTCGTGTGCCTTATTTTCATTTACGAGGCCATTGCTAAACTTGTTGCTATTTTTAAAGCGCATCCCCTGCAGGCAACTTATAGCGTAATGGATTCCAGCAATAATTCAAT AGTCAGTGGCATTATTGTGAATGGGACCCTTTTTAATGGAATTGATGGAAATGACACTGAAATTGAAGATGCTGCTGTAAAAATCGAAGCCCAGCCCAACACTGCGCTCCTCTCCTTTATTCTCACGATAGGAACCTTCATTATTGCAATCAAGCTGAAAAACTTCCGCAACTCTAAATTCCTTGGCAGGagt ATCAGAAGAGCGCTTGGTGACTTTGGTGTACCAATCGCCATTGTCTTGATGGTTTCTTTGGATGTCCTCATTAAGGACACCTACACTGATAAGCTCACCATGCCCCCAGGACTCTCACCTTCCAAACCTGAGGTCCGAGGATGGCTAATCAACCCATTTGGTGCTTTTGAACCCCTTCCAGTGTGGTGCATGATTGCTGCGGCTCCTGTATCTATTTTGCTGCTGATTCTCGTTTTCTTGGAAGGAAATATCTGCCA TCTCATCTTGAGCAAGCCTGAGAAGAATTTGGTGAAGGGAACAGGCTTCCACTGCGATTTGGTTATTTGTGGTGTTATGAATTTCGCTTCCGGCATCTTAGGTGCTCCATTCATGGGCCCTGGTTGTGTACGAACAATCGCTCATGCAGCTTCTCTTACTATCATGAGCGCTGCCCAAGCTTCTGGTGAATCCCCGAAAATTTTGGGTGCACATG AACAAAGAATCAGCGGCTTCACTGTGGCCTTGTTGGTTGGATTGGCAGTATTCCTAACAGCTGCTCTTAACTTGGTGCCCAAAGCTGTATTGTTGGGTGTTTTCTTATACATGGGAATATCAGCCGCTGCTGCTATTCAGTTCGTTCAACGTACAATGCTATTCCTAATGCCTGTCAAATATCATCCCAACGTCCCATATGTTAAGAAG GTCCGTACATGGAAGATGCACGCTTTCACTGGGTCCCAACTTCTCTTTTTAGGCGTATTGTGGGGTGTTAAGGAGTCCCCTGCATCCCTCTGCTTCCCATTTTTGCTGCTGCTTCTCATTCCCATGAGATTATACCTTTTCCCCTATGTTTTCACAGCCACAGAGCTCAATGCT cTTGATGGTGAGGACGCTAATGCTGCCTCGAATGATGATGGAGAGCCTGACTTCTACGAGGAGGTTCATAACTTACCAACTCACATTAATCATGTCCACCAAAGCTGA